A stretch of DNA from Leptospira wolffii serovar Khorat str. Khorat-H2:
TCAGGGAAGTGACCACATTATTGATATCCCTTTCTCCGGTCATCATGATGACCTGGGTGGCAGGATTCAGATTTTTGAAGTAAGGTAGGACGTCCAACCCGCTCGTTCTAGGCATATGAATGTCCAGAAACACGATCGGGTTGCTTTCCTTTTCGAAGTATTCTTTTCCCCGATCCACGGAATCAAAAAAAGTGGAATTATAACCGAGTTTAGAGAGTAGGACCTCCAACGCTTCGCCGACATCCCGATCGTCGTCTATGATCAAAATCTCAGGCTTGATGTTGATTGCTGTCATTTATTCGATCCTAGAGAATTCCCGAGTCTCGGAAATTCTGGCAACGATAGAATCATACTCCTCGTCGAACAAGGATTTTTCGAGATACGAATTAATGCAGGAGACCATCTCCCCGTAAGTCCATGTGTACGGCTCGCCCGTTCTTTGATCTAAAACTTTTTTGGAGTGGATCGCTCCGGAGAGACTTCGAAGATTCTCTTTTTTAAAAGAACGGAGAAGGGCCCGAAACTCCCCTTCTTTTTCGGGAGCTAAATAGCGGAAATTCTTGTGAAAGAGGACCGCGTCGTGAAAATATTCGGGAATATTAAAGGCTCCCGCGGCTCCGATTTTTTTCGCAAGCATTCGGATAAATAGAGTGATCTCGTTCATGATATTCAGGCCGGGATACTCCTGGCCCTCGAAAAGCTTCTTCTTTTCCCCTAATTTTCCCAGGCGTACGTTCTGGCTCAGGAGCCAATCGATATAAACCATCGGAAAGGATTCTTGGACCTTCTTGAAGAGAAAATCGGAGAATTTCAATCTCATATGTACGAGTATCTCATTCTCTTTTGTCTTGATGAAAATACGATTGTCCACATCGGAGATTCCGTGGATCTCCAATTTGGTTTCCTTAAAGCCCCGGAAAGAAAGAATCTCAAACATGCCGGCTTCTTGCAGTAATTGATCCACCTCGGAGGCGGAGAAACGATTGAATAGAGTGTCCTCTATACCCAGGTGGGTCTTGAATTCCCGATTTACGTCGATCAATCCCAATGCGTCTGGATCGATATAATTTTGCCCTGAGGCGGATTTATCTGAGCTGGAGAATATACTCATATTTCTAAACTAAAGAGGCGAACACCCGAATAGTATTGAAATGAATCCGAACAGTATCGTGGAAATTCCTCGCATATCCACCCGCAGGAAGAATCACTACGGGAATATCCAGAGAATCCGCGAAGGCCTTCACGGTTTTATCCCTTAATTTCAGTCCTTCGAAGGTAAGTTTTAAGTCGCCTAGCGAATCGTCTTCGAAGGGATCCGCCCCGGCAAAATAGTAGATTAGATCCGGCTTGAATTTTTCCCGAATCGATTCCAGTCCCTGTTCCAAGGCGGCTAAATATTTCTTATCACCGGTTCCGTTTTCTAGAGGCACGTCCAGACTGGACTTCTCTTTCTTGGGATATAAATCCTCCTGGTGCATGGAAAAAGTCCAAACGGACTCGTCTCCTTGGAAAATTCTCGCGTTTCCATTTCCCTGATGGAGATCCAAATCCACGTACAAGACCTTTTTTCCCGGATGCTTTTGCAGATAAAGTTTCGTGGCCACTGCGGCATCGTTCAGATAGCAGAACCCTTCCGCGCGGTCCGGCATACTGTGATGAAATCCGCCGCCGATATGATATACGTATTTATAATTTTCGGTAGCTTCCGTCGCGAGGACGGTTCCTCCCACCCCCAGGCAAAAACTTCTCACAATGGCCTGGTTCAAGGGAAGTTCGGAATACATAGTGCGATCGGTGTATCGCAAATTCATAAAGTCGGAGAGAAATTCGGGGGTGTGGACCAGGCTCAACTCCTCCGTCCCGACCGGAGCCGGTTGGAGGGCCGGCAAGGAAGAAAGTTTCGGATCTTCCTTGACTTGATTGTAGATCATCGCGTATTTTCTTGCTGGGAATACGTGCGGCCCTAAGTCCATATTGTATTCCGGATGATAAACTAGTGCGAGCCGTTCTAACTGTTGTCGCAAGGGCGCTTGCCTTTTTTTTCCCAAGCTTAGTCTTCCGTTTCGCCTCGTAAAGAACGAAATCGCGTCCTTAAATACGTCCAAATTTTCGGAGGTCCCCATTCATGTTTAGCCCGGAAAAGAAAACGAAAATCGTCTGCACGATCGGCCCCTCTTCCTCTGATGAAATTACTATAACGGCGCTTTTACGGGCGGGAATGGACATCGCGAGGATGAACTTTTCCCACGGAACCCACGAAGACCACAAAAGAGTTTTCGAAAAACTTCGAAAATGCGAATCCGATTCCGGAGTTCCCTTGGGAATCATGGCGGATCTCCAAGGTCCGAAAATCAGAACCGGCAAACTCCGGGTTCCCCAGATAGATCTGGAAAAGGGAAAAAAGATCCGACTCTTGGGCGATACCGAATATCTGGGAGATTCCGATGCGATCGGAACCACTTATCCCGCGATGATCGATGATCTTCGTTCCGGAGACAAACTGTTGGTCGACGACGGTAAACTCGTTTTGGAAGTGGAATCCAAAACGGGAAAAGAAGCCGTTCTGAAAGTTATAATCGGAGGCATATTAAAAAGCAACAAAGGAATCAATTTGCCGGGAACTCCCATCTCCGCCCCAGCACTTTCCGAGAAAGATCTGTCGGATCTGAAGTTTGCGCTCAATTTAGGAGTGGATTACGTCGCATTGAGCTTCGTAAGAAGAGCCTCCGACCTGGAACTGGCTCGAGAAATCATGAGAGGGACCCAAACCGGTCTGATCGCCAAGATAGAGAGACCCGAAGCCATTCGTAATATCGACGAAATCATAGACGCGGCCGACGGAATCATGATCGCAAGAGGTGACCTGGGCGTGGAATTGGAAACGGAAAGAGTTCCGGTTCTTCAAAAAGAATTAATATATAAGGCCAATAGAGCCGGTAAACCCGTGATTACAGCCACACAGATGCTGGAATCCATGGTGGAAAATCCGAGACCCACTCGAGCCGAAGCGAGCGATGTCGCAAACGCCGTTATGGACGGGACCGACGCGGTCATGCTTTCCGGAGAATCCGCCAGCGGAAAATATCCTGTGGAATCCGCCGAGATGATGGCAAAGATTTTGAGAGAAACGGAAAATCTGGACAGAATCTACGAGATTCATTGGAATCTGAAAAAAACCGAACTAGAAGTGGAAAGAGCGGCTTTAGGATCCGCGGCAAGGGAAATCGCTCACGATATAAACGCTAAAGCCATCGTCAATTTTACGCGGAGCGGATACTCTGCTTTGATCACTTCCGAGATGCGCCCCAAGGTTCCGATCCTATCTTTCACACCTTACTTGGCGACGGCCCGTAAGATGAAATTATACCGAGGGGTGCAGCCCTACGTAATGCCTTTTATGGAAACCTTCTTCGACATGATCCGTTATATGGAAACCAAACTTCCGGAAGACGGGATGCTGACTCCGGGAGATATAGTCGTGATTCTCTCCGGTGCTCCCGGTGGGCAGGCAAAATCCGTGGACTTTTTACAGATTTATAAGATTAAATAAGATCACGTCCGCTTTCATTTCCCAATATATAAAGAAATCCTTTCTTACTTACTGGAAGAAGAAGCCGGAAAATGGACTTTTCCGTCTATGATATCCGATACGATGGTTCGAAGCTCGTCGTAAGGAGGCATTTTTGCGAAGGCGATATTCGAGGTAGAATGGGTCACGGCTCCGCTTTGTGGCACGTTCATTCCGATGATGAATTCCAAGCCTCTTTCCTTCAAAAAGGAAGAAGATTCCAAATTGATCTCTCTCACCAATTTACCTTCCTTATCATACACGGAAAATACATAATAATAAAACAAGTCCCC
This window harbors:
- a CDS encoding histone deacetylase, whose protein sequence is MRQQLERLALVYHPEYNMDLGPHVFPARKYAMIYNQVKEDPKLSSLPALQPAPVGTEELSLVHTPEFLSDFMNLRYTDRTMYSELPLNQAIVRSFCLGVGGTVLATEATENYKYVYHIGGGFHHSMPDRAEGFCYLNDAAVATKLYLQKHPGKKVLYVDLDLHQGNGNARIFQGDESVWTFSMHQEDLYPKKEKSSLDVPLENGTGDKKYLAALEQGLESIREKFKPDLIYYFAGADPFEDDSLGDLKLTFEGLKLRDKTVKAFADSLDIPVVILPAGGYARNFHDTVRIHFNTIRVFASLV
- the pyk gene encoding pyruvate kinase, which gives rise to MFSPEKKTKIVCTIGPSSSDEITITALLRAGMDIARMNFSHGTHEDHKRVFEKLRKCESDSGVPLGIMADLQGPKIRTGKLRVPQIDLEKGKKIRLLGDTEYLGDSDAIGTTYPAMIDDLRSGDKLLVDDGKLVLEVESKTGKEAVLKVIIGGILKSNKGINLPGTPISAPALSEKDLSDLKFALNLGVDYVALSFVRRASDLELAREIMRGTQTGLIAKIERPEAIRNIDEIIDAADGIMIARGDLGVELETERVPVLQKELIYKANRAGKPVITATQMLESMVENPRPTRAEASDVANAVMDGTDAVMLSGESASGKYPVESAEMMAKILRETENLDRIYEIHWNLKKTELEVERAALGSAAREIAHDINAKAIVNFTRSGYSALITSEMRPKVPILSFTPYLATARKMKLYRGVQPYVMPFMETFFDMIRYMETKLPEDGMLTPGDIVVILSGAPGGQAKSVDFLQIYKIK